The following coding sequences lie in one Ostrinia nubilalis chromosome 2, ilOstNubi1.1, whole genome shotgun sequence genomic window:
- the LOC135078059 gene encoding uncharacterized protein LOC135078059: protein MGIRYKDHYCAPRPEGADEGEGEGEDDSDDEPERAPPPIVISEADFREKDIRIFSARGGGVGVEAKRAPPPIVISEADFREKGSLLCAADGEGPDEGEGEGEDDSDDEPERAPPPIVISEADFREKVREKRVGILKPQGSLERAREERAMASTQDDPESDGAEDISKSEDKKDLRKPRVNIAMAAIMRKQEESNKQVKFVTPPPTPDTTGDSTEAKDQDKPKVIQPKAIKNLANLPLGRKTGGILSLKDKSAGYPHLQNTDPEPPKKDKEDKKEPKPNQGSSQNSQQSYQPKRQDMPPPNWSPNMPPPNIPYDGPRVNFQKNYGIQNAGISYNPNYPSPPNVNNQGIRLPVVNPKEIDVRTAALQKQNSRQELFQDGHKFGNYSYHVSGDKKNFLNDLPPRFANQYRNWQAAQDSQFNDNKFRDDSFKPNALFNSQQPNWANPPPENYPTQPMPWWKPENPPPNFSNSPSYSPAMGMQPNFYSPHVAPNLPNYQNMPSFNQMQNQSVGQQKPENVPNYLPSTIGQPQLQTLQNMVSSPNFNSSLNNFGSYAPTVGYDSAMYPQFNNNKVGYQPMQMKMMDKPSMEYQANKNLMDIGGLGFGSTAMDMQQRNLGIKFPDNMTSDNGAKNMDPIAVSITSIY from the exons ATGGGCATTAGATATAAGGATCATTACTGCGCGCCGCGCCCGGAGGGGGCCGACGAGGGGGAGGGGGAAGGGGAAGACGACAGCGACGACGAGCCcgagcgcgcgccgccgcctatAGTGATATCAGAGGCAGACTTCAGGGAGAAGG ATATAAGAATCTTTAGTGCACGCGGGGGAGGGGTAGGGGTCGAGGCTaagcgcgcgccgccgcccatTGTCATCTCAGAGGCTGACTTCAGGGAGAAAG GATCATTACTGTGCGCCGCGGACGGGGAGGGGCCCGACGAGGGGGAGGGGGAAGGGGAAGACGACAGCGACGACGAGCCcgagcgcgcgccgccgcctatTGTGATCTCAGAGGCCGACTTCAGGGAGAAGG TCCGAGAGAAGAGAGTGGGTATTCTAAAGCCGCAGGGTTCGCTGGAGAGAGCAAGGGAAGAACGTGCGATGGCCAGCACTCAAGACGACCCG GAATCAGACGGCGCCGAAGACATCAGTAAAAGCGAAGATAAGAAGGACCTTCGTAAACCTCGAGTCAACATCGCAATGGCAGCAATCATGAGAAAGCAAGAAGAATCCAACAAACAG GTGAAATTCGTAACACCACCACCGACCCCAGACACTACTGGGGACTCCACCGAAGCAAAAGACCAGGACAAACCTAAGGTCATCCAACCCAAAGCCATCAAGAATCTCGCCAATCTTCCCCTGGGAAGAAAAACCGGCGGGATCCTCTCGCTGAAGGACAAGTCCGCCGGGTACCCGCATCTGCAGAACACAGACCCGGAACCACCCAAAAAGGACAAAGAGGACAAAAAGGAACCGAAACCCAACCAGGGATCGAGTCAGAATTCGCAGCAGAGTTACCAGCCGAAGAGGCAGGACATGCCCCCGCCGAATTGGAGCCCAAATATGCCTCCACCGAATATACCATACGACGGCCCCAGGGTCAACTTCCAGAAGAATTACGGGATACAAAACGCTGGGATCTCATACAACCCGAACTACCCGTCTCCACCTAACGTCAACAACCAGGGCATAAGACTTCCAGTGGTAAATCCCAAGGAGATCGACGTGCGCACCGCCGCGCTGCAGAAGCAGAACTCGCGACAGGAGCTCTTCCAGGACGGACACAAGTTCGGCAACTACTCCTACCACGTGTCCGGCGACAAGAAGAACTTCCTCAACGACCTCCCGCCGCGTTTCGCCAACCAGTACCGCAACTGGCAGGCGGCCCAGGACAGCCagttcaacgacaacaaattcCGCGACGACAGTTTCAAGCCGAACGCTTTGTTCAACTCCCAACAGCCCAACTGGGCCAACCCGCCGCCGGAAAACTACCCAACCCAGCCGATGCCGTGGTGGAAACCGGAGAATCCCCCTCCCAACTTCAGCAACTCGCCGAGTTACTCGCCAGCGATGGGCATGCAGCCCAACTTCTACTCGCCACACGTCGCTCCCAACCTGCCTAACTACCAAAACATGCCGTCTTTCAACCAGATGCAAAACCAAAGCGTAGGCCAGCAGAAGCCGGAGAACGTGCCGAACTACTTGCCCTCGACTATAGGCCAGCCGCAGCTCCAGACGTTACAGAACATGGTCAGCTCGCCGAATTTTAACTCGTCGTTGAATAACTTCGGGTCGTACGCACCTACAGTCGGGTACGACTCGGCGATGTATCCTCAGTTCAACAACAACAAAGTGGGTTACCAGCCGATGCAAATGAAGATGATGGACAAGCCGTCTATGGAGTACCAGGCCAACAAGAATCTCATGGACATCGGCGGGCTCGGGTTCGGGTCCACCGCCATGGACATGCAGCAGAGGAATTTGGGCATCAAGTTCCCAGACAACATGACCAGCGACAACGGCGCTAAGAATATGGATCCGATCGCGGTAAGCATTACCagtatttattaa
- the LOC135079653 gene encoding uncharacterized protein LOC135079653, whose protein sequence is MAICLRTLSHKILPINGIVSTKNHSNRLTRKIPLRTQFLEECLTRRRISSYQLAPKCTTEHNIDDLYINELLSSTAKSRSSIAEDVDAFRAEARCLDSYNYHDSIQMKPLGLTSDDYVEQRMTPAVMNRYPYTCISSVDFTKYSNESENLEPTCLSDFERDAIAYCTGPVVPSPSQPSELNSEGRPSEEQLMKVFHVLSKTMPELFIKPLDYSIYHPNLVFVNNIRGITTIGLFHYVKQIALLRTVGHLKFAYVKLEVMKITAHPEDSSIRLRWRIRGISGFKVFFMFWKYKLWNLKEAFKDQELWYDGFSTFYVGADGLIQKHIADKVMPDQDTIIDDEEKAPIAAKIALLIGLLPRNYLSDVAPYFSTSSGTADATPLPFKALE, encoded by the exons ATGGCTATTTGTTTGCGAACACTATCTCATAAAATCTTGCCTATAAATGGGATAGTTTCTACTAAGAATCACTCTAATCGTCTAACCCGAAAAATACCACTTCGAACACAATTTCTCGAAGAA TGTCTTACCCGGCGTCGTATTTCTAGCTACCAACTGGCGCCGAAATGCACTACCGAACACAACATTGACGATTTATACATCAACGAGCTACTGTCTTCGACGGCGAAGTCGAGAAGTAGCATTGCCGAAGATGTAGATGCTTTCAGGGCAGAAGCCAGATGTTTGGACAGCTACAATTATCACGATAGTATCCAGATGAAACCTTTGGGTTTGACCTCTGATGACTACGTGGAGCAAAGAATGACCCCCGCCGTTATGAACAGATATCCATACACTTGTATCAGTAGTGTTGACTTCACAAAATATAGTAATGAGAGTGAG AATCTGGAGCCGACATGTCTGTCGGACTTCGAGAGGGATGCGATAGCATACTGCACAGGTCCGGTGGTGCCATCCCCATCCCAGCCATCTGAGCTCAACTCCGAGGGAAGGCCCAGTGAGGAGCAGCTAATGAAAGTATTCCATGTTCTCTCAAAGAcg aTGCCAGAACTGTTCATTAAGCCTTTAGACTACTCCATCTACCACCCAAATCTTGTGTTTGTGAACAACATTAGGGGAATCACCACTAT AGGTTTGTTCCACTATGTCAAGCAGATTGCCCTGTTACGTACTGTGGGGCACCTCAAATTTGCTTATGTAAAGTTAGAAGTCATGAAGATAACAGCACATCCAGAGGATTCATCAATCAG ATTAAGGTGGCGCATTCGAGGCATATCTGGATTTAAAGTTTTCTTCATGTTCTGGAAGTACAAACTGTGGAATCTGAAGGAAGCATTCAAAGATCAGGAAct GTGGTATGATGGCTTCTCTACATTCTATGTAGGCGCCGATGGTTTGATACAGAAACACATCGCTGACAAG GTTATGCCAGACCAGGACACCATAATCGACGACGAGGAGAAGGCGCCGATCGCGGCGAAGATAGCTCTGCTCATCGGACTGCTGCCTCGGAACTACTTGTCCGACGTGGCGCCCTATTTCAGCACGTCATCTGGCACCGCCGACGCCACCCCGCTGCCCTTCAAGGCTTTAGAGTAG
- the LOC135078068 gene encoding uncharacterized protein LOC135078068, translated as MNESSGSLSTLPVLPGVSGPNGALAAGGRLHASGYVTALIRATHMIHNVEQLETAETIVESLNSSLTALIATDSFESMTLIKMSCVLIWLVHSSNEDFKVDRAALSDGEAQAARLSEELSAAAVLALLLPAYTLQAPPERALPALKVWLQWCVQHVEFVRGAAWRARAALWPALAHTLNALAPLAGHVTPHAASALWPALTLAPLAGHITPHAAALSLLLHTLVCDARAALWPALAHTLNALAPLAGHVTPHAAYETVPLPEDEELHGFLPLEEELKPLRFANHAAWDAYGGRVPDVPESAPDDDPPAEVPASCLSSEPELERRLRALRLVRLGRRLADMFPEHLQCNEEDGVRFTATSVGGEQLSAALAELSLARAAGGEGADEGEGEGEDDSDDEPERAPPPIVISEADFREKGE; from the exons ATGAACGAGTCTTC CGGCAGCCTCAGCACTCTACCCGTGCTTCCCGGAGTCAGCGGCCCGAACGGCGCGCTCGCGGCGGGCGGGCGGCTGCACGCGTCCGGCTACGTCACCGCGCTCATCCGGGCCACGCATATGATACACAACGTGGAGCA ACTGGAGACCGCCGAGACGATAGTAGAGTCCCTCAACTCGTCGCTGACAGCTCTCATAGCCACCGACAGCTTTGAGTCCATGACGTTGATCAAG ATGAGCTGCGTGCTGATATGGCTGGTACACTCATCTAACGAAGACTTCAAAGTGGATCGCGCCGCATTGAGCGACGGCGAGGCACAAGCGGCGCGTCTGAGCGAGGAGTTGTCGGCGGCCGCCGTGTTGGCTCTCCTACTACCCGCATATACGCTTCAGGCGCCACCGGAGCGAGCGTTGCCTGCGC TGAAAGTGTGGCTGCAATGGTGCGTGCAGCACGTGGAATTCGTGCGGGGCGCCGCGTGGCGCGCGCGGGCGGCGCTGTGGCCGGCGCTCGCGCACACGCTCAACGCGCTGGCGCCGCTCGCGGGTCATGTCACGCCGCACGCTGCGT CGGCGCTGTGGCCGGCGCTCACGCTGGCGCCGCTGGCGGGTCATATCACGCCGCACGCTGC TGCACTGTCGCTATTACTCCATACTCTCGTCTGTGACGCGCGGGCGGCGCTGTGGCCGGCGCTCGCGCACACGCTAAACGCGCTGGCGCCGCTAGCGGGTCACGTCACGCCGCACGCTGCGT ACGAAACAGTGCCTCTCCCAGAAGACGAGGAGCTTCACGGGTTTTTACCTTTAGAAGAGGAGCTGAAACCGCTGCGGTTCGCCAACCACGCCGCCTGGGACGCGTACGGAGGCCGCGTGCCCGACGTGCCGGAATCCGCGCCCGATGACGA CCCCCCAGCCGAAGTCCCTGCGAGCTGTCTTAGCAGTGAGCCGGAATTGGAGCGGCGGTTGCGCGCACTACGGTTGGTGCGACTGGGCCGTCGCCTGGCTGATATGTTTCCCGAACACCTGCAGTGCAA tGAAGAAGACGGCGTCCGCTTCACCGCGACATCCGTAGGAGGTGAACAGCTGTCGGCCGCGCTGGCCGAGCTGTCGCTTGCACGCGCCGCCGGCGGGGAGGGGGCCGACGAGGGGGAGGGGGAAGGGGAAGACGACAGCGACGACGAGCCcgagcgcgcgccgccgcctatTGTGATCTCAGAGGCCGACTTCAGGGAGAAGGGTGAGTAG
- the LOC135079994 gene encoding uncharacterized protein LOC135079994 isoform X1: MSKVLRKLGDALPDERPLLSLQIVESVAKCPAGYKPVSRTYDEDADAGLLRQTGLFGKKPSHYICLSKSEGVPGYVMDGVVVVGEREPAPAGFSVAGRAGKRRLCTRVSRPAAPHRAPAVTDVIVCSRMRSAPQGFILAGEINGKMVCYKVSGGSADVSPVHNEYENLVTHLTPEANRRLRPAPERPPKLSPLISDLNNLNLKSPTHPHIDEFTTDHDYEALSPSYVKPARAAPRPPVSPAAPPRVKGPAPLPRNNNYQTLGGYSGLEGVPFLLNPKLRGLPDDALVSPLL, from the exons ATGTCGAAGGTGCTAAGGAAGTTGGGCGACGCGCTGCCGGACGAGCGGCCGCTGCTGTCTCTGCAGATTGTCGAAAGCGTGGCCAAGTGCCCGGCCGGGTACAAGCCCGTCAGCCGCACGTATGACGAGGACGCCGACGCGGGCCTGCTCCGGCAAACTGGCCTCTTCGGGAAGAAGCCCAGCCACTACATCTGCTTGTCCAAGTCCGAAG GGGTGCCCGGCTACGTGATGGACGGCGTGGTGGTAGTAGGCGAGCGCGAGCCGGCGCCGGCCGGCTTCAGCGTAGCGGGCCGCGCGGGCAAGCGGCGCCTGTGCACGCGCGTGTCGCGGCCCGCCGCGCCGCACCGCGCGCCCGCCGTCACCGACGTCATCGTGTGCTCGCGGATGCGCAGCGCGCCGCAGGGGTTCATACTGGCggg CGAGATCAACGGCAAGATGGTTTGCTACAAGGTGAGCGGCGGCAGCGCGGATGTCTCCCCCGTCCATAATGAATACGAGAACCTCGTCACGCACCTCACACCCGAGGCCAATAGGAG ACTACGGCCAGCGCCAGAAAGGCCGCCGAAGCTCTCCCCACTAATATCTGACCTCAACAACTTAAACCTGAAATCGCCAACCCACCCACACATCGACGAGTTCACGACAGACCACGACTACGAGGCTTTAAGCCCCTCGTACGTGAAGCCTGCGCGCGCGGCACCGCGACCGCCCGTctcgcccgccgcgccgccaagGGTCAAGGGCCCGGCGCCGCTGCCGAGAAATAATAACTACCAGACGTTGGGAGGATACAGTGGGTTGGAGGGAGTGCCTTTCTTGCTCAATCCTAAGCTGAGGGGGCTGCCGGATGATGCACTGGTAAGTCCACTATTATAG
- the LOC135079994 gene encoding uncharacterized protein LOC135079994 isoform X2: MSKVLRKLGDALPDERPLLSLQIVESVAKCPAGYKPVSRTYDEDADAGLLRQTGLFGKKPSHYICLSKSEGVPGYVMDGVVVVGEREPAPAGFSVAGRAGKRRLCTRVSRPAAPHRAPAVTDVIVCSRMRSAPQGFILAGEINGKMVCYKVSGGSADVSPVHNEYENLVTHLTPEANRRLRPAPERPPKLSPLISDLNNLNLKSPTHPHIDEFTTDHDYEALSPSYVKPARAAPRPPVSPAAPPRVKGPAPLPRNNNYQTVKGPAPLPRNNNYQTLGGYSGLEGVPFLLNPKLRGLPDDALTQLPSVKRRTRFELDREYSYNFATERQT; the protein is encoded by the exons ATGTCGAAGGTGCTAAGGAAGTTGGGCGACGCGCTGCCGGACGAGCGGCCGCTGCTGTCTCTGCAGATTGTCGAAAGCGTGGCCAAGTGCCCGGCCGGGTACAAGCCCGTCAGCCGCACGTATGACGAGGACGCCGACGCGGGCCTGCTCCGGCAAACTGGCCTCTTCGGGAAGAAGCCCAGCCACTACATCTGCTTGTCCAAGTCCGAAG GGGTGCCCGGCTACGTGATGGACGGCGTGGTGGTAGTAGGCGAGCGCGAGCCGGCGCCGGCCGGCTTCAGCGTAGCGGGCCGCGCGGGCAAGCGGCGCCTGTGCACGCGCGTGTCGCGGCCCGCCGCGCCGCACCGCGCGCCCGCCGTCACCGACGTCATCGTGTGCTCGCGGATGCGCAGCGCGCCGCAGGGGTTCATACTGGCggg CGAGATCAACGGCAAGATGGTTTGCTACAAGGTGAGCGGCGGCAGCGCGGATGTCTCCCCCGTCCATAATGAATACGAGAACCTCGTCACGCACCTCACACCCGAGGCCAATAGGAG ACTACGGCCAGCGCCAGAAAGGCCGCCGAAGCTCTCCCCACTAATATCTGACCTCAACAACTTAAACCTGAAATCGCCAACCCACCCACACATCGACGAGTTCACGACAGACCACGACTACGAGGCTTTAAGCCCCTCGTACGTGAAGCCTGCGCGCGCGGCACCGCGACCGCCCGTctcgcccgccgcgccgccaagGGTCAAGGGCCCGGCGCCGCTGCCGAGAAATAATAACTACCAGAC GGTCAAGGGCCCGGCGCCGCTGCCGAGAAATAATAACTACCAGACCTTGGGCGGATATAGTGGGCTGGAGGGAGTGCCTTTCTTGCTCAATCCTAAGCTGAGGGGGCTGCCGGATGATGCACTG ACACAGCTGCCATCGGTAAAGCGGCGCACGCGCTTCGAGCTGGATCGCGAGTATTCTTACAACTTCGCCACCGAGCGGCAGACGTGA